In the genome of Balneola sp., one region contains:
- a CDS encoding DUF2795 domain-containing protein, producing the protein MIWTVELAAALDEAPFPASRDELIEWAERNGLPSQVIVNLEELEEIDEGEDTIYEGIEDIWPDYIRKEDFFHNEEDEGFDYDDV; encoded by the coding sequence ATGATTTGGACAGTTGAACTAGCTGCTGCTTTAGACGAAGCACCATTTCCTGCAAGTAGAGACGAATTAATAGAGTGGGCTGAGCGAAATGGACTTCCCAGCCAGGTGATTGTTAATCTCGAGGAACTAGAAGAAATTGACGAAGGCGAGGACACTATATACGAAGGTATTGAAGATATCTGGCCCGACTATATCAGAAAAGAAGACTTCTTCCACAACGAAGAAGATGAAGGGTTTGATTACGACGACGTATAA
- a CDS encoding Ppx/GppA family phosphatase: MKAAIDIGTNTVLLLVAILDGNRIKVIREEQRIPRLGKGVDESGVLHQDSINRVLKVLREYKKIISEEYPETDKVFVTATSAVRDAKNREPFIHLIKDELGFEVILLSGDEEARSTFLGALSVLDLEDSDSAFVLDIGGGSTEIALGSKKGIQQFHSFDMGSVRFKERFLKHDPPLKEEIDECRTEIQRLYTSVPFSIPDSVTALAVAGTATTLAAIEANRDEYVATELNGFVIKKESLLKQIQYFSSDKSSELLKKNPVFLKGREDIFLSGLLILEGFLSFYKLEQIIVSTGGIRHGIVLGRNHIKN, encoded by the coding sequence ATGAAAGCAGCCATCGATATTGGAACTAACACGGTGTTGCTTCTGGTAGCCATATTAGATGGAAACAGAATTAAGGTTATTCGAGAAGAGCAAAGAATCCCAAGACTTGGGAAAGGCGTGGATGAATCTGGGGTGTTACATCAGGATAGTATAAACAGGGTACTCAAGGTATTGAGGGAATACAAGAAGATTATATCCGAAGAATATCCTGAAACAGATAAAGTATTTGTAACAGCAACTAGTGCTGTACGAGACGCTAAAAACCGAGAGCCGTTCATTCATTTAATTAAAGATGAATTAGGCTTTGAAGTGATTTTACTTAGCGGAGATGAAGAAGCCAGGAGTACTTTCCTGGGGGCACTTTCGGTGCTGGATTTAGAGGATTCGGATTCTGCATTTGTTCTGGATATAGGAGGTGGTAGTACTGAGATAGCCCTGGGTTCGAAAAAGGGTATCCAGCAATTTCATTCTTTTGATATGGGAAGTGTTCGTTTTAAAGAACGTTTTCTAAAACATGATCCTCCTTTAAAAGAAGAAATTGATGAGTGCAGAACAGAGATTCAGCGACTTTATACTTCTGTTCCATTTTCTATCCCAGATTCTGTTACAGCGTTGGCTGTTGCAGGTACAGCTACAACCCTTGCTGCTATTGAAGCAAATAGGGATGAGTATGTGGCGACAGAGTTAAATGGTTTTGTTATAAAAAAAGAGAGCCTTTTGAAGCAGATCCAATATTTTAGTTCTGATAAAAGCTCCGAATTACTAAAAAAGAATCCAGTGTTTTTGAAAGGCAGGGAGGACATCTTTTTATCAGGATTACTTATTTTAGAAGGGTTTCTCAGTTTTTATAAACTAGAGCAGATTATCGTATCAACAGGTGGAATTCGCCACGGTATAGTGTTGGGTAGAAATCATATTAAAAATTAG
- the gatA gene encoding Asp-tRNA(Asn)/Glu-tRNA(Gln) amidotransferase subunit GatA, which translates to MTISTIAEARAKVLAGEITLKELVSEYKSQIEANNDDINAFVYLDFDQAFEQAESIQKRVESGDAGSLIGAVMGIKDVICERGKPTTCASKILSNFESVYDATVIERLKKEDAILVGRLNMDEFAMGSTNEYSHFGSAKNPHDLTKVTGGSSGGSAAAVAAGMVNSTLGSDTGGSIRQPASYCGVIGLKPTYGRVSRYGLVAFASSFDSIGPFGNSVEDVATVFNVIAGFDEKDNTSSRNEKDDYIASVNNPEKKIRIGVPEALFVEGLDPEISQGVKDILAQLEKNGAELVPVDLPHSKYGIATYYILATAEASSNLARYDGIRYGHRADKDEMLDELKVEEEALKQAIKLAEGDELGALQSQLDKLDAPLTRLYKKSRTEGFGVEVKRRIMLGTYVLSAGYYDAYYGKAQRVRRLIKDDFTKAFKDVDVIVTPTAPSTAFDIGSELNDPIQMYLNDVYTISANLAGICGISVPAGTHSNGLPYGIQFMADAFQESKLLNAARLVELLD; encoded by the coding sequence TTGACGATTAGCACCATCGCGGAGGCCAGAGCTAAAGTTCTGGCTGGAGAGATCACATTAAAGGAACTGGTTTCAGAATATAAATCTCAAATAGAAGCGAATAATGATGACATTAACGCTTTTGTTTATCTGGACTTTGATCAAGCATTTGAGCAAGCAGAATCTATCCAAAAAAGGGTAGAGTCAGGAGATGCAGGATCTCTAATTGGAGCGGTAATGGGAATTAAGGATGTAATTTGTGAGCGCGGAAAGCCCACAACTTGTGCGTCAAAAATACTCTCAAATTTTGAAAGTGTATATGACGCTACTGTGATTGAGCGCCTTAAGAAGGAAGATGCTATCCTTGTTGGCAGATTGAATATGGATGAATTTGCGATGGGATCAACCAACGAATACAGCCATTTTGGATCAGCTAAAAACCCTCACGATCTTACAAAAGTAACGGGTGGTTCTTCAGGTGGTAGTGCTGCTGCTGTTGCAGCTGGTATGGTAAATTCGACTCTTGGATCTGATACAGGAGGCTCTATTAGACAACCTGCATCTTATTGTGGAGTGATTGGTCTAAAGCCTACGTATGGAAGAGTTTCCAGATATGGATTAGTAGCTTTCGCATCTTCTTTTGATTCAATAGGTCCATTTGGAAACAGTGTAGAAGATGTTGCTACTGTATTTAATGTAATTGCAGGATTTGATGAAAAGGACAATACATCTTCTCGAAATGAAAAGGATGATTACATAGCTTCTGTTAACAATCCTGAAAAGAAGATTAGAATTGGAGTTCCGGAAGCTTTATTCGTTGAAGGCCTAGACCCTGAGATTTCTCAAGGGGTAAAAGACATTCTTGCTCAGTTGGAGAAAAATGGAGCTGAATTAGTCCCAGTTGACCTACCTCATTCCAAATATGGTATCGCTACTTATTATATACTTGCTACTGCAGAAGCATCTAGCAACCTAGCCAGATATGATGGCATTCGATATGGTCATAGAGCAGATAAGGATGAAATGCTCGATGAGCTGAAGGTTGAAGAAGAAGCGTTAAAGCAGGCTATCAAATTAGCAGAAGGTGATGAATTAGGTGCTTTACAGAGCCAATTGGATAAATTAGATGCTCCGTTAACAAGGTTATACAAAAAATCCAGAACAGAAGGATTTGGAGTTGAGGTAAAGCGTAGAATTATGCTAGGTACCTACGTATTGAGCGCTGGTTATTATGATGCCTATTATGGAAAGGCTCAACGAGTGAGAAGATTAATCAAAGACGATTTTACCAAAGCTTTTAAAGATGTAGATGTAATTGTTACTCCTACAGCACCAAGCACAGCATTCGATATTGGTTCGGAGTTAAATGATCCAATCCAGATGTATTTAAACGATGTATATACTATATCGGCAAATCTTGCTGGAATTTGTGGGATAAGCGTTCCAGCTGGTACCCATTCTAATGGCTTACCTTATGGTATTCAATTTATGGCTGATGCTTTCCAGGAATCGAAGCTTTTAAATGCTGCACGTTTAGTTGAACTTCTTGATTAA
- a CDS encoding twin-arginine translocase TatA/TatE family subunit, with translation MFNALGATEIIIILAVVLVLFGAKRIPEFARGLGQGIKEFRQASKDIKREIEESSRDIDSAVNQDDSKNTTK, from the coding sequence ATGTTCAATGCACTTGGAGCTACCGAAATTATTATCATTCTGGCTGTTGTACTCGTTCTTTTTGGTGCGAAACGCATTCCTGAGTTTGCCCGAGGTTTAGGTCAGGGAATTAAGGAATTCAGACAGGCGTCTAAAGACATCAAAAGGGAAATAGAAGAGAGTTCTAGAGATATTGATTCCGCAGTTAATCAAGACGACTCCAAAAACACTACTAAATAG
- the queG gene encoding tRNA epoxyqueuosine(34) reductase QueG yields MNILQKTHQIRNFALQLGFDACGFAKAERLDEEAERLEQWLNEDRHATMDWMANNFEKRVDPTLLVPGSKTVISLLASYYHPSHQEQIGITSKPLIAKYAQGRDYHKVLKKKLKELFVFTNELCSGIQGRFFVDSAPILDKAWAVKAGLGWVGKNSNVLNKKLGSYFFIAELIIDQELVYDSPTTDHCGTCTACIEACPTDAIYEPYKVDGTKCISYLTIEHKGDIDEEYHSDIENWIFGCDICQDVCPWNSKARLTQLLDFYPREKVINKNLKEWLLTSESDFDEVFLGSAVKRTKYSGFKRNLDIVKANLIESHSEATAEESKLIENQ; encoded by the coding sequence ATGAACATCCTGCAAAAAACACATCAGATCAGGAATTTCGCCCTTCAATTAGGATTTGATGCCTGTGGTTTTGCAAAAGCAGAGCGATTAGACGAAGAAGCTGAAAGGCTTGAACAGTGGCTTAACGAAGATCGACATGCAACAATGGACTGGATGGCAAACAACTTTGAAAAAAGAGTAGACCCTACCCTTCTGGTTCCAGGATCAAAAACAGTAATTTCTCTATTAGCCAGCTATTATCATCCATCTCACCAAGAGCAAATTGGTATTACTTCAAAACCGCTCATTGCTAAATATGCCCAGGGTCGAGATTACCATAAGGTTTTAAAAAAGAAACTGAAGGAGCTGTTTGTATTCACCAATGAATTATGCAGTGGAATTCAAGGTCGGTTCTTCGTTGATTCTGCTCCAATCCTGGATAAAGCATGGGCAGTAAAAGCAGGACTTGGTTGGGTTGGAAAAAACTCCAATGTGCTTAACAAAAAATTAGGCTCCTATTTCTTTATTGCGGAATTAATTATCGATCAGGAACTAGTTTATGATTCCCCTACTACTGATCACTGTGGTACTTGCACGGCCTGTATTGAAGCTTGTCCAACAGACGCAATTTATGAGCCTTATAAGGTGGATGGTACCAAATGTATCTCTTACTTAACCATTGAGCATAAGGGAGACATTGACGAGGAATATCATTCAGATATTGAAAACTGGATATTTGGCTGTGATATATGCCAGGATGTGTGTCCATGGAATAGCAAAGCAAGGTTGACACAGCTTCTGGATTTTTATCCAAGAGAAAAGGTAATCAATAAGAATCTTAAAGAGTGGTTACTAACCTCTGAATCTGACTTTGATGAAGTATTCCTTGGAAGCGCGGTTAAAAGAACCAAATACTCTGGTTTCAAAAGGAATCTGGATATTGTTAAAGCTAATTTAATTGAAAGTCATTCTGAGGCTACTGCCGAAGAATCTAAGCTGATAGAAAACCAGTAG
- the ftsE gene encoding cell division ATP-binding protein FtsE codes for MLDNAVIELRNVSLSYENRQILRNINFKLNNGEFCYLIGPTGIGKSSFLKLLYRDIVPDEGTIRVTDFPVNKISMKQVPMLRRRMGIVFQDFQLLPDRDVFENVAFALQVTGEKPKFIKQRVLEVLGLVGLSHRRKNMPSDLSGGEQQRVVIARALANEPRILLADEPTGNLDPKATQGIMDILKTINNRGTAILLVTHDYAVVKKYPFRTVRLIEGKVQDLTWKGDKLIPLKTG; via the coding sequence ATGTTAGATAATGCAGTAATAGAATTACGCAATGTGTCTCTCAGTTATGAGAATCGTCAGATTCTGAGAAACATAAATTTTAAGCTCAATAACGGAGAATTTTGTTATCTGATAGGCCCAACGGGAATAGGAAAAAGCTCCTTTTTAAAGCTCTTATATCGTGATATTGTACCTGATGAAGGAACCATCCGTGTAACTGACTTCCCGGTTAATAAAATCAGCATGAAACAAGTTCCTATGTTAAGAAGACGTATGGGTATTGTTTTTCAGGATTTCCAACTGCTTCCCGATCGCGATGTATTTGAAAACGTAGCTTTTGCTCTACAGGTGACTGGAGAAAAACCAAAGTTCATTAAGCAAAGGGTACTTGAAGTGCTTGGATTGGTAGGATTAAGTCATCGTAGAAAAAATATGCCCTCCGATTTATCAGGTGGAGAACAGCAACGAGTAGTTATTGCCAGGGCACTTGCTAATGAACCCCGCATTCTTCTTGCAGATGAGCCTACCGGAAATCTAGATCCTAAGGCAACTCAAGGTATAATGGATATCTTGAAAACGATCAATAATCGTGGAACTGCCATATTGCTGGTAACCCACGACTATGCGGTAGTTAAAAAATATCCATTCCGAACAGTTCGGCTCATTGAGGGTAAAGTTCAGGATTTAACCTGGAAGGGAGACAAGCTCATCCCTCTTAAAACCGGATAA
- a CDS encoding outer membrane protein assembly factor, with the protein MVLQSGFLSPVFSQTTSPDSSSIDDVVRRVRFSGNKFVKNKALENLIRTRTNREFLGIPRFTPWHYFWQISNGRFGEEPAYLDRQTVTNDMERIRLYYESLGFLNVQVDTTIVEFRANRIEVSFLIEENEPSQIQTLSYSGFPNFDDPELKRRFFIQSPMTRQGINDSTYQVNRQYNSQDLKDEQLRILNFLKNNGYASIDRDSVIAFVMRDSVDALNLNVLFSVSPGSVYRFGDLEIKLADPFPPDNYSQSRVLSGEPIALDTNKVYLEKEPGSDTRFSLLSDQILFKPGDIYNEEQYLQTVKEFQNLGMLYIRRFGQNKNGVRPDYSKEKIPVYFDLETITKHSISTEFFGMKRYGFGTGFGIDYSNNNVFGKAERLNIGANASFEFVSSGTLEEIAPDDTLQSSLFRSYEVSGEYTLPRLAFPFRFLDNTRYFTSALSRYTLSYSRSDQLYFDINSDVRFNYRYEVQHNNRYSSFLDLIELDIVDTNPSEEFTQNLIDEFGENSLEYIRILEDFEPQVSSIIRYSFRSQNTDLIKRNFGYYSEYSISAGGNIPYALDRFIITPGTVEEELPSLFGLSNNSLQYSRFVKLTADYRKYYTLSPSSVFSWRLFGGFAHPYGKSTTIPLNRRFFAGGSNDIRGWAPFQLGPGEISPENVTINGGEIKLGAFTEARQIFIQDLLGANWHAAWFVDAGNIWYRPTADFSDNSNQSELEKGKFKLDSFYKQIAVGSGLGVRLDWEYLVVRFDFAFRAHDLEEGWFNNRKMYFSFGIGHSF; encoded by the coding sequence ATGGTGCTTCAAAGTGGGTTTTTGTCTCCTGTTTTTTCTCAAACTACTTCCCCCGACTCTTCAAGTATAGATGATGTTGTACGTAGAGTTCGTTTCTCAGGAAATAAATTCGTGAAAAACAAAGCCCTTGAGAACCTAATCAGAACAAGGACAAACAGAGAATTTTTAGGAATTCCAAGATTTACCCCTTGGCATTATTTCTGGCAAATAAGTAACGGTCGTTTCGGAGAGGAACCTGCATACCTGGATCGTCAAACGGTTACCAATGATATGGAGAGAATCAGGCTTTATTATGAGTCTCTGGGCTTTCTAAACGTTCAGGTGGATACCACAATCGTTGAATTCAGGGCCAATAGAATTGAAGTTTCCTTTCTTATCGAGGAAAACGAACCCTCACAAATACAAACTCTCTCCTATTCAGGTTTTCCAAATTTCGATGATCCAGAGCTTAAAAGAAGATTCTTTATTCAAAGCCCCATGACAAGGCAAGGCATTAATGATTCTACTTACCAGGTAAATAGACAATATAATTCTCAAGATTTAAAGGATGAGCAGTTACGTATTTTGAATTTTTTGAAAAATAACGGCTATGCATCCATTGATAGAGATTCTGTCATCGCATTTGTGATGAGAGATTCAGTAGATGCACTAAATTTAAATGTATTGTTTAGTGTTTCACCCGGAAGTGTATATCGCTTTGGAGATTTGGAAATCAAACTTGCTGATCCATTCCCTCCTGACAACTACTCTCAATCCCGAGTTCTTTCGGGAGAGCCCATTGCCCTGGACACCAACAAAGTATATCTCGAGAAAGAACCTGGCTCAGATACTCGTTTCTCCTTGCTCTCCGATCAAATATTATTCAAGCCAGGTGATATCTATAATGAAGAGCAATATTTACAAACAGTAAAAGAATTCCAGAATTTGGGAATGCTTTATATCAGAAGGTTTGGGCAAAACAAAAATGGGGTTCGGCCAGATTATTCGAAAGAGAAAATCCCTGTTTACTTTGATCTAGAGACCATTACAAAGCACAGCATCAGTACAGAATTCTTTGGAATGAAGCGCTATGGCTTTGGTACTGGTTTTGGTATTGACTATTCAAACAACAATGTATTCGGTAAAGCTGAGCGATTGAACATAGGTGCAAATGCTAGCTTTGAATTTGTTAGCTCAGGAACCCTTGAAGAAATAGCACCAGACGATACTCTTCAATCTTCTTTATTCAGAAGCTATGAGGTTAGTGGTGAATACACGCTTCCAAGATTAGCTTTCCCTTTCCGGTTTTTAGATAACACTCGTTATTTCACAAGTGCATTATCGAGATATACATTGTCGTATAGCAGATCCGACCAATTGTACTTTGATATTAACTCAGATGTACGTTTCAACTACCGATATGAGGTTCAACATAATAATCGGTACTCGTCCTTTCTTGATTTGATCGAACTGGATATAGTAGATACCAATCCTTCAGAAGAATTCACACAGAATCTTATCGATGAATTCGGAGAAAACTCACTCGAATATATTCGGATACTTGAGGATTTCGAGCCACAAGTATCATCAATTATCAGATATAGCTTTCGAAGTCAGAACACAGATTTGATTAAAAGAAATTTTGGGTACTACAGCGAATACTCAATCTCTGCAGGTGGAAATATCCCCTATGCTTTAGATCGCTTCATTATTACCCCGGGAACTGTAGAAGAAGAACTACCTTCTTTGTTTGGACTAAGTAATAACAGCTTACAATATAGCCGTTTCGTAAAGTTGACTGCAGACTATCGAAAGTATTACACCCTCTCTCCTAGTTCAGTATTCTCCTGGCGACTTTTCGGAGGTTTCGCTCATCCCTACGGAAAAAGTACCACCATCCCATTAAACAGAAGATTTTTTGCTGGTGGAAGTAATGACATCCGGGGATGGGCTCCTTTCCAGCTTGGGCCAGGAGAAATTTCACCGGAAAATGTGACCATTAATGGCGGAGAGATCAAACTCGGAGCGTTTACCGAAGCTCGCCAAATTTTTATACAAGACCTACTCGGAGCAAACTGGCATGCAGCCTGGTTTGTTGATGCCGGAAATATTTGGTACCGCCCTACTGCTGATTTCAGTGACAATTCCAATCAATCCGAACTAGAAAAAGGAAAATTCAAGCTCGATTCATTTTACAAGCAGATTGCAGTAGGCTCCGGTTTGGGGGTAAGATTAGACTGGGAGTATTTAGTTGTTAGATTTGATTTTGCTTTTCGGGCACACGACCTTGAAGAAGGATGGTTTAACAATAGAAAAATGTATTTTAGTTTTGGAATCGGGCATTCCTTTTAA
- a CDS encoding SDR family NAD(P)-dependent oxidoreductase: MNRLEGKTVLITGATAGIGEACALEFAAHGCNLILTGRRRERLEDLARTILDKYKVIVAYEVFDIREVEECREFVQNLALDVDVLINNAGLAKGVDPIQTGDFEDWNTMIDTNVKGLLSMSRFIAPKMLERNSGHIINLGSTAGHESYPGGSVYCATKHAVKAITEATKKDLHGTKIRVSMVSPGLVETEFSNVRFKGDTEKAKSVYRGMQPLTAEDIAEIVVFTANRPEHVNILDSIIMPVYQSSAQMVHRDE, encoded by the coding sequence ATGAACCGACTAGAAGGCAAAACAGTACTTATAACAGGAGCAACAGCGGGAATTGGAGAAGCATGTGCTCTTGAATTTGCCGCTCATGGTTGTAATCTGATACTTACCGGGCGACGAAGAGAACGACTTGAAGATTTAGCCAGAACCATACTGGACAAGTATAAAGTAATCGTAGCCTATGAAGTTTTTGACATTCGTGAGGTGGAAGAATGCAGGGAATTTGTACAGAATCTGGCTCTTGATGTAGATGTCCTTATCAATAATGCTGGTCTGGCAAAAGGTGTAGATCCGATTCAGACCGGAGATTTTGAAGATTGGAATACGATGATAGATACCAATGTAAAAGGCTTGCTTTCCATGTCCAGATTTATAGCCCCAAAGATGCTTGAACGGAATTCTGGTCATATTATCAATTTAGGATCTACTGCCGGGCACGAGTCTTATCCTGGAGGGTCTGTGTATTGTGCAACAAAGCATGCGGTAAAAGCAATTACCGAGGCCACTAAGAAGGATCTTCACGGTACTAAAATTCGAGTAAGTATGGTTTCTCCAGGCCTGGTTGAAACTGAGTTTAGTAATGTTCGATTTAAAGGGGATACAGAAAAAGCTAAGTCAGTATATCGGGGAATGCAGCCACTAACAGCTGAAGACATTGCAGAAATAGTAGTGTTTACTGCTAATCGGCCTGAGCATGTTAACATCCTGGATTCTATCATTATGCCTGTTTATCAATCATCAGCTCAAATGGTTCATAGAGATGAATAA
- a CDS encoding M28 family peptidase: MNKYLLVSLIIIGIGCSEKEQTKPVLQFSQKGREVPAFNADSAYQFIQAQVDFGPRVPNTFGHVETRKYLEQKFRGYAGFGSVFTQSFETPGYTDTLQLSNIIAAFNPTAQDRIMLSAHWDTRPRADEDTIRVADYIPGADDGGSGVGVLVELARIFSENPPPIGVDIVLFDGEDYGVSGDLNYYFLGSRYWSQNPPVPGYSPRFAILLDMVGAEGAKFPKEEYSMMYGPNIVNGVWDIAVEMGHENLFLDQRGAAIQDDHYIVNQYTDIPMINIINHKFSAEGGSSVFGDHWHTHQDNMDIISKETLQVVGDVLLELIYNRM, translated from the coding sequence ATGAATAAATATCTTCTAGTAAGTCTGATCATTATTGGAATTGGGTGTTCTGAAAAAGAACAAACGAAGCCCGTACTTCAGTTTTCCCAAAAGGGAAGAGAAGTACCCGCGTTTAATGCTGATTCAGCCTATCAATTTATCCAGGCGCAGGTAGATTTTGGGCCAAGAGTTCCAAATACTTTTGGACATGTTGAGACACGTAAATACCTCGAACAGAAGTTTCGCGGTTATGCAGGTTTTGGAAGTGTTTTTACCCAGTCATTTGAAACCCCTGGTTATACAGATACTCTTCAGCTTTCAAATATAATTGCAGCTTTTAACCCTACAGCACAAGATCGGATAATGCTTAGTGCTCATTGGGATACTCGTCCACGAGCTGATGAAGACACAATTAGAGTAGCAGATTATATTCCTGGTGCTGATGATGGAGGAAGTGGAGTAGGAGTTCTTGTAGAATTAGCGCGCATTTTTTCTGAGAATCCTCCGCCTATAGGTGTAGATATTGTATTATTTGATGGCGAGGATTATGGAGTATCAGGTGATCTTAACTATTATTTCCTTGGCTCGAGATATTGGTCTCAAAACCCTCCGGTTCCAGGGTATTCTCCAAGGTTTGCGATCCTTCTTGATATGGTAGGCGCTGAGGGCGCAAAATTTCCTAAAGAAGAATATTCAATGATGTATGGCCCGAACATAGTAAACGGGGTATGGGATATTGCTGTTGAAATGGGACATGAAAACTTATTTCTCGATCAAAGAGGAGCAGCAATCCAGGACGATCACTACATCGTTAATCAATACACAGATATTCCGATGATCAATATCATTAATCACAAATTTAGTGCTGAAGGGGGTAGTTCTGTATTTGGAGATCATTGGCATACTCACCAGGACAATATGGATATCATAAGCAAGGAAACTCTTCAAGTTGTAGGAGATGTACTCTTAGAGCTTATTTATAACCGCATGTGA
- a CDS encoding sigma-70 family RNA polymerase sigma factor, with amino-acid sequence MSENSNISNSSPRENASASSIEDDKFVADALAGNEDSYKKLVDKYDRPIFFHIRKMIREQEMVEDLVQEVFIKAFKNLQTYSNEYAFSTWLYRIATNHTIDYLRKKKLQTFSINDPIKTKDGEMEVQLPDMSFSTDAPVMKKERKAIVQDAIHNLPEKYRKVIQLRHMEELSYDEIADELDLPLGTVKAHIFRARELLYKALVDKRDKF; translated from the coding sequence ATGTCGGAAAACAGTAACATTTCAAATAGTTCACCACGAGAAAACGCATCTGCCAGTAGTATTGAAGATGACAAGTTTGTAGCAGACGCTTTAGCTGGTAATGAGGATTCGTACAAAAAATTGGTGGACAAATATGACAGGCCCATCTTTTTCCATATCCGCAAAATGATAAGGGAACAAGAAATGGTTGAAGACCTTGTACAAGAGGTCTTTATAAAGGCGTTCAAAAACTTGCAGACCTATAGCAACGAGTACGCGTTTTCTACCTGGTTATATCGTATTGCTACTAATCATACTATAGATTATCTACGGAAGAAGAAGCTTCAAACGTTCTCCATCAATGATCCCATCAAAACAAAAGATGGAGAAATGGAAGTCCAGTTACCTGATATGAGCTTTTCTACTGACGCTCCGGTAATGAAAAAAGAAAGGAAAGCTATCGTTCAGGATGCTATTCATAACCTTCCGGAGAAGTATCGAAAAGTAATACAGCTTCGTCATATGGAAGAATTAAGCTACGATGAAATTGCAGATGAACTGGATTTACCTCTTGGGACAGTTAAAGCGCATATTTTCCGTGCAAGAGAGCTTCTGTATAAGGCGCTAGTAGATAAACGAGATAAGTTTTAA
- a CDS encoding 50S ribosomal protein L11 methyltransferase, whose translation MEYIRISISLNDDYHELLIAELFELDFEGFEEEAHKLIASIPANRFDDVKREEIERLLLGYGDNAFIEDEQLIPPQNWNTTWEQSIKPLQIGLFYVRPTWEVSNHDPSLTELLIDPKMAFGTGYHATTKLILEWVPEVISREDEVLDAGTGTGILGIAALKMGASSVFGFDIDEWSKENAEENIVLNQVSNFEVKLGSLEVIPGGSTYDVILANINRNALIELIPQLITHLPKGKLLLSGLLQEDEPTILNLESLKGFTHLETRQHMEWIAMLFER comes from the coding sequence ATGGAATATATTCGAATAAGTATATCCTTGAATGATGACTACCATGAGTTGTTGATCGCAGAATTGTTCGAACTGGATTTTGAAGGTTTTGAAGAGGAAGCTCATAAGCTGATAGCATCAATTCCTGCGAATCGTTTTGATGATGTTAAGAGAGAGGAGATAGAACGATTATTGCTCGGATATGGAGATAATGCATTCATTGAGGATGAGCAACTTATACCTCCTCAAAACTGGAATACGACCTGGGAACAATCTATAAAACCACTTCAAATCGGTTTGTTTTATGTTAGACCTACCTGGGAAGTGTCAAATCATGATCCTTCTCTTACTGAGCTTCTGATTGATCCGAAAATGGCCTTTGGGACAGGCTACCATGCTACAACCAAATTAATTCTGGAATGGGTGCCAGAAGTTATTTCTAGGGAAGACGAAGTGTTAGATGCTGGAACCGGAACAGGAATTTTAGGTATCGCTGCATTGAAGATGGGAGCATCATCAGTATTTGGTTTTGATATAGATGAGTGGAGTAAGGAAAACGCAGAAGAGAATATTGTACTTAACCAGGTTTCAAATTTTGAAGTGAAACTCGGTTCATTAGAGGTAATCCCTGGAGGATCGACTTATGATGTTATTCTGGCCAACATAAATCGTAATGCGCTAATAGAGCTTATTCCTCAATTAATAACTCACCTTCCTAAAGGAAAACTTCTGTTATCTGGATTATTGCAAGAAGATGAACCGACCATTCTTAATCTCGAAAGCCTAAAAGGATTCACGCATCTGGAAACAAGGCAGCATATGGAATGGATTGCAATGTTATTTGAGCGATGA